A section of the Malus sylvestris chromosome 17, drMalSylv7.2, whole genome shotgun sequence genome encodes:
- the LOC126612593 gene encoding caffeoylshikimate esterase-like: MSTETPPNFWGDMPEEEYYTSQGVRNTKSFFQTPNGQIFTQSFLPLDQKVKATVFMTHGYGSDTGWLFQKICIHYTTWGYAVFAADLLGHGRSDGIRCYLGDMEKVAASSLSYFLHVRQSEPYACLPAFLFGESLGGLATMVMYFQSPPDAWTGLIFSAPLFVIPENMKPSKVHLFLYGLLFGLADTWAAMPDNKMVGKAIKDPAKLKIIASNPRRYTGPPRVGTMREIARMCQYVQDNFSRVTAPFLTVHGTADGVTCPTSSQLLYEKGSSADKTLKIYDGMYHSLVQGEPDENAEIVLRDMREWIDERVERYGSKAKGLGE, from the coding sequence ATGTCGACCGAGACGCCACCGAATTTCTGGGGCGACATGCCGGAGGAGGAGTACTACACCTCCCAAGGGGTGCGCAACACCAAATCCTTCTTCCAAACGCCCAACGGCCAGATCTTCACCCAGTCCTTCCTGCCCTTGGATCAAAAAGTCAAAGCCACCGTCTTCATGACCCACGGCTACGGATCCGACACCGGCTGGCTCTTCCAGAAAATCTGCATCCACTACACCACCTGGGGCTACGCCGTCTTTGCCGCAGACCTCCTCGGCCACGGCCGGTCCGACGGCATCCGCTGCTACCTCGGCGACATGGAAAAAGTCGCCGCTAGCTCCCTCTCCTACTTCCTCCACGTCCGCCAGTCCGAACCCTACGCCTGCCTCCCGGCCTTCCTGTTCGGCGAGTCCCTGGGCGGCTTAGCCACCATGGTCATGTACTTCCAATCCCCTCCCGACGCCTGGACGGGCCTGATCTTCTCCGCCCCGCTCTTCGTCATCCCGGAGAACATGAAGCCCAGCAAAGTCCACCTCTTCCTGTACGGCCTCCTGTTCGGGCTCGCGGACACGTGGGCGGCGATGCCGGACAACAAGATGGTGGGGAAGGCGATCAAGGACCCCGCGAAGCTGAAGATCATAGCGTCGAATCCGAGGAGGTACACGGGCCCACCGAGGGTGGGGACAATGAGGGAGATCGCTAGGATGTGCCAGTACGTGCAGGACAATTTCTCGCGGGTGACGGCGCCGTTTTTGACAGTGCACGGGACGGCGGACGGGGTGACGTGCCCGACGTCGTCGCAGCTGCTGTACGAGAAGGGATCGAGCGCGGACAAGACTTTGAAGATTTACGATGGGATGTACCATTCGTTGGTACAAGGGGAGCCGGACGAGAACGCGGAGATTGTGTTGAGGGATATGAGAGAGTGGATTGATGAGAGGGTGGAGAGGTATGGGAGTAAAGCAAAGGGCTTGGGGGAGTGA